Proteins found in one Odocoileus virginianus isolate 20LAN1187 ecotype Illinois chromosome 10, Ovbor_1.2, whole genome shotgun sequence genomic segment:
- the SLC37A4 gene encoding glucose-6-phosphate exchanger SLC37A4 isoform X1 codes for MAARGYGYYRTVIFSAMFGGYSLYYFNRKTFSFVMPSLVEEIPLDKDDLGLITSSQSAAYAISKFVSGVLSDQMSARWLFSSGLLLVGLVNVAFSWSSAVPVFAALWFLNGLAQGLGWPPCGKVLRKWFEPSQFGTWWAILSTSMNLAGGLGPILATILAQSYSWRTTLALSGALCVAVSFLCLLLIHNEPADVGLQNLDPTPSKGKKGSSKEESTLQELLLTPYLWVLSTGYLVVFGVKTCCTDWGQFFLIQERGQSALVGSSYMSALEVGGLVGSIAAGYLSDRAMAKAGLSIYGNPRHGLLLFMMAGMTASMYLFRVTVTSDSPKDIAFWTPALHPLAELTGFTENELWILVLGAVFGFSSYGPIALFGVIANECAPPNLCGTSHAIVGLMANVGGFLAGLPFSTIAKHYSWSTAFWVAEVICAASTGAFFLLRNIRTKMGRVPKKAE; via the exons ATGGCAGCCCGAGGCTATGGCTATTACCGAACCGTGATCTTCTCGGCCATGTTTGGAGGCTACAGCCTGTACTACTTCAACCGCAAGACCTTCTCCTTTGTCATGCCGTCGTTGGTGGAGGAGATCCCTCTGGACAAAGATGACTTGG GGCTCATCACCAGCAGCCAGTCCGCTGCCTACGCCATCAGCAAGTTTGTGAGCGGGGTGCTATCTGACCAGATGAGTGCTCGCTGGCTATTCTCTTCTGGGCTTCTCCTGGTTGGCCTGGTCAATGTAGCCTTTTCCTGGAGCTCCGCGGTGCCTGTCTTTGctgctctctggttcctcaaTGGCCTGGCACAGGGGCTGGGTTGGCCCCCATGTGGCAAGGTCCTGCGGAAG TGGTTTGAGCCATCTCAGTTTGGCACTTGGTGGGCCATCCTGTCAACCAGCATGAACCTGGCTGGAGGGCTGGGCCCCATCCTGGCAACCATCCTCGCCCAGAGTTACAGCTGGCGCACCACGCTGGCCCTGTCTGGGGCACTGTGTGTAGCTGtctccttcctctgtctcctgctcatCCACAATGAACCTGCTGATGTTGGACTCCAAAACCTGGACCCCACCCCCTCCAAGGGCAAGAAGG gctcctcgaAGGAGGAGAGTACCTTACAGGAGCTGCTGCTGACCCCTTACCTGTGGGTGCTCTCCACTGGCTACCTTGTGGTGTTTGGAGTAAAAACGTGCTGTACTGACTGGGGCCAGTTCTTCCTCATCCAGGAGAGAGGACAGTCTGCCCTCGTGG GTAGCTCCTACATGAGTGCCCTGGAGGTTGGGGGCCTTGTAGGCAGCATCGCAGCTGGCTACCTGTCAGACCGGGCCATGGCCAAG GCAGGGCTGTCCATCTACGGGAATCCCCGCCATGGCCTGCTGCTATTCATGATGGCTGGCATGACAGCATCCATGTACCTCTTCCGGGTCACTGTGACCAGCGACTCCCCCAAG GATATTGCTTTCTGGACTCCGGCTCTTCACCCTCTTGCTGAGCTCACAGGCTTTACAGAGAATGAG CTCTGGATCCTGGTGTTGGGAGCTGTGTTTGGTTTCTCCTCTTATGGTCCCATCGCCTTGTTTGGAGTTATAGCCAATGAGTGTGCCCCTCCGAACTTGTGTGGCACCTCCCATGCCATTGTGGGACTCATGGCCAATG TGGGCGGCTTTCTGGCTGGGTTGCCCTTCAGCACGATTGCCAAACATTACAGTTGGAGCACAGCCTTCTGGGTGGCTGAGGTGATCTGTGCGGCCAGCACAGGTGCGTTCTTCCTTCTACGAAACATCCGCACCAAGATGGGCCGAGTGCCCAAGAAGGCTGAGTGA
- the SLC37A4 gene encoding glucose-6-phosphate exchanger SLC37A4 isoform X2, with translation MAARGYGYYRTVIFSAMFGGYSLYYFNRKTFSFVMPSLVEEIPLDKDDLGLITSSQSAAYAISKFVSGVLSDQMSARWLFSSGLLLVGLVNVAFSWSSAVPVFAALWFLNGLAQGLGWPPCGKVLRKWFEPSQFGTWWAILSTSMNLAGGLGPILATILAQSYSWRTTLALSGALCVAVSFLCLLLIHNEPADVGLQNLDPTPSKGKKGSSKEESTLQELLLTPYLWVLSTGYLVVFGVKTCCTDWGQFFLIQERGQSALVGSSYMSALEVGGLVGSIAAGYLSDRAMAKAGLSIYGNPRHGLLLFMMAGMTASMYLFRVTVTSDSPKLWILVLGAVFGFSSYGPIALFGVIANECAPPNLCGTSHAIVGLMANVGGFLAGLPFSTIAKHYSWSTAFWVAEVICAASTGAFFLLRNIRTKMGRVPKKAE, from the exons ATGGCAGCCCGAGGCTATGGCTATTACCGAACCGTGATCTTCTCGGCCATGTTTGGAGGCTACAGCCTGTACTACTTCAACCGCAAGACCTTCTCCTTTGTCATGCCGTCGTTGGTGGAGGAGATCCCTCTGGACAAAGATGACTTGG GGCTCATCACCAGCAGCCAGTCCGCTGCCTACGCCATCAGCAAGTTTGTGAGCGGGGTGCTATCTGACCAGATGAGTGCTCGCTGGCTATTCTCTTCTGGGCTTCTCCTGGTTGGCCTGGTCAATGTAGCCTTTTCCTGGAGCTCCGCGGTGCCTGTCTTTGctgctctctggttcctcaaTGGCCTGGCACAGGGGCTGGGTTGGCCCCCATGTGGCAAGGTCCTGCGGAAG TGGTTTGAGCCATCTCAGTTTGGCACTTGGTGGGCCATCCTGTCAACCAGCATGAACCTGGCTGGAGGGCTGGGCCCCATCCTGGCAACCATCCTCGCCCAGAGTTACAGCTGGCGCACCACGCTGGCCCTGTCTGGGGCACTGTGTGTAGCTGtctccttcctctgtctcctgctcatCCACAATGAACCTGCTGATGTTGGACTCCAAAACCTGGACCCCACCCCCTCCAAGGGCAAGAAGG gctcctcgaAGGAGGAGAGTACCTTACAGGAGCTGCTGCTGACCCCTTACCTGTGGGTGCTCTCCACTGGCTACCTTGTGGTGTTTGGAGTAAAAACGTGCTGTACTGACTGGGGCCAGTTCTTCCTCATCCAGGAGAGAGGACAGTCTGCCCTCGTGG GTAGCTCCTACATGAGTGCCCTGGAGGTTGGGGGCCTTGTAGGCAGCATCGCAGCTGGCTACCTGTCAGACCGGGCCATGGCCAAG GCAGGGCTGTCCATCTACGGGAATCCCCGCCATGGCCTGCTGCTATTCATGATGGCTGGCATGACAGCATCCATGTACCTCTTCCGGGTCACTGTGACCAGCGACTCCCCCAAG CTCTGGATCCTGGTGTTGGGAGCTGTGTTTGGTTTCTCCTCTTATGGTCCCATCGCCTTGTTTGGAGTTATAGCCAATGAGTGTGCCCCTCCGAACTTGTGTGGCACCTCCCATGCCATTGTGGGACTCATGGCCAATG TGGGCGGCTTTCTGGCTGGGTTGCCCTTCAGCACGATTGCCAAACATTACAGTTGGAGCACAGCCTTCTGGGTGGCTGAGGTGATCTGTGCGGCCAGCACAGGTGCGTTCTTCCTTCTACGAAACATCCGCACCAAGATGGGCCGAGTGCCCAAGAAGGCTGAGTGA
- the RPS25 gene encoding small ribosomal subunit protein eS25: protein MPPKDDKKKKDAGKSAKKDKDPVNKSGGKAKKKKWSKGKVRDKLNNLVLFDKATYDKLCKEVPNYKLITPAVVSERLKIRGSLARAALQELLSKGLIKLVSKHRAQVIYTRNTKGGDAPAAGEDA, encoded by the exons ATG CCGCCCAAGGAcgacaagaagaagaaagatgcCGGGAAGTCGgccaagaaagacaaagatccAGTGAACAAATCCGGGGGCAAGGCCAAAAAGAAG AAGTGGTCCAAAGGCAAAGTTCGGGACAAGCTCAATAACCTAGTCTTGTTTGACAAAGCAACATATGACAAACTCTGTAAAGAAGTTCCCAACTACAAGCTTATAACTCCAGCTGTCGTTTCTGAGAGACTGAAGATTCGTGGTTCCCTGGCCAGAGCAGCCCTTCAGGAACTCCTCAGTAAAG GACTTATTAAACTGGTTTCAAAGCACAGAGCTCAAGTGATTTACACCAGAAACACCAAGGGTGGAGATGCCCCAGCTGCTGGTGAAGATGCATGA
- the TRAPPC4 gene encoding trafficking protein particle complex subunit 4 — translation MAIFSVYVVNKAGGLIYQLDSYAPRAEAEKTFSYPLDLLLKLHDERVLVAFGQRDGIRVGHAVLAINGVDVNGKYTADGKEVLEYLGNPANYPVSIRFGRPRLTSNEKLMLASMFHSLFAIGSQLSPEQGSSGIEMLETDTFKLHCFQTLTGIKFVVLADPRQAGIDSLLRKIYEIYSDFALKNPFYSLEMPIRCELFDQNLKLALEVAEKAGTFGPGS, via the exons ATGGCGATTTTCAGTGTTTATGTGGTGAACAAAGCTGGCGGCCTTATTTACCAGTTGGACAGCTACGCCCCACGGGCCGAGGCTGAGAAAACTTTCAGCTACCCGTTGGATCTGCTGCTTAAGCTGCACGACGAGCGTGTGCTGGTAGCTTTTGGCCAGCGAGACGGCATCCGGG TGGGCCACGCAGTGCTGGCTATCAATGGTGTGGACGTGAATGGCAAGTATACGGCCGATGGGAAAGAGGTGCTGGAGTACCTGGGCAACCCTGCTAACTACCCAGTGTCCATTCGGTTCGGCCGCCCTCGCCTCACCtccaatgagaagctcatgctgGCCTCCATGTTCCACTC GCTGTTCGCAATTGGCTCCCAGCTGTCTCCTGAACAGGGCAGCTCAGGCATTGAGATGCTGGAGACAGATACATTCAAACTGCACTGCTTCCAGACACTGACAG GGATAAAGTTTGTGGTGCTGGCGGATCCTAGGCAGGCTGGGATAGATTCTCTTCTCCGAAAAATTTATGAGATTTACTCAGACTTTGCCCTGAAGAATCCATTTTACTCCCTGGAAATGCCCATCAG GTGTGAACTGTTTGACCAGAACCTGAAGTTAGCCCTGGAGGTGGCAGAGAAGGCTGGAACCTTTGGACCTGGGTCTTAG